A genomic segment from Danio aesculapii chromosome 17, fDanAes4.1, whole genome shotgun sequence encodes:
- the si:zfos-364h11.1 gene encoding LOW QUALITY PROTEIN: NACHT, LRR and PYD domains-containing protein 3 (The sequence of the model RefSeq protein was modified relative to this genomic sequence to represent the inferred CDS: substituted 1 base at 1 genomic stop codon), protein MSVCEKREKEEEDAQIHKPASPEPSCVSINSDRSILSPPEFSDGAVISDPDAACSKSLYEDVQTHKTKSPDLSCVSIKSDRSILSPPEFSDGAVTSDPDAACSKSLYEDVQTHKTKSPDLSCVSIKSDRSILSPPEFSDGAVTSDPEAASDFSDVQTHKAKSPDLSCVSIKSDRSILSPPEFSDGAVTSDPELKRDCLIRSVMPHQTLIRQSIRDQHKTCMKNKYERLFEGIKLKETQTLLNRIYTQLYIIEGESEGVNEEHEVLQMEKTARTQDTPIYCNDIFKPLNKPELEEKDQIKTVLTKGIAGIGKTVSVQKFILDWSEGKANQDVDLMFVLPFRELNLIRDHQYSLHSLLLDFHPDLHDLDSKIYEECKVVFIFDGLDESRMTLKFSDIEKVSDVSESSSVDVLMSNLIRGDLLPSALIWITSRPAAANQIPSEYISRLTEIQGFNEPXKEEYFRKRISDEHQASRIISHIRRSRSLHIMCHIPVFCWISATVLQNLLNQDDGAEIPQTLTEMYIHFLLTQISMRKQKYEERDPEKLLQSSRDVIVKLAELAFTQLMKGNVMFYEEDLIESGIDVTDASVYSGICTELFKEESVIHQRKVYAFVHLSFQEFLAALYVFYCHVNNKSLKLFQKEGFLGNLSKSFLNELLKSSVDESLQSKNGHLDLFLQFLLGISLESNQRLLQDLLKHIEDSSDTLKNITQFIKLKLKGQEYLSAERCINLFLCLLEIKDQTLYGEIQEFVKSNNDSEDLLSPSLCSTIAYMLQISEDVLDEFYMKKYNTSDEGRLRLIPLVVNCRKALLSCCNLTAQCCESLSSCLQSSNSLKELDLSNNDLQDSGVNLLSVGLKSSHCQLNILKLIACNLTAQCCESLSSCLQSSNSLMELDLSHNDLQDSGVKLLSDGLRSPHCQLNILRLSGCMVTREGCSFLASALRLNLSHLRELDLSYNHPGDSGVKLLSEPNCRLDKLNMEHGGKIRIMTGPHKYACDLTLDSSTANARLALSGNNRKVTYVKEKQPYPDHPERFDWCYQVLCKESLSGRCYWEAECSGNAVNISVTYKEINRKESSDDCWFGLNEKSWSLNWFKGRLTASHNNKSTNIHAPLHHSNSVGVYLNWSAGSLSFYSVSKTHTLTHLHTFNTTFTEPLYAGFTVYCGSSVSLCKIEQPSI, encoded by the exons ATGAGTGTCTGTGAGAAGagagagaaggaggaggaggatgcacaaatacacaaaccAGCATCTCCAGAACCCAGCTGTGTGTCTATAAACAGTGACAGATCTATCCTGAGCCCTCCTGAATTCAGTGATGGAGCAGTGATCTCTGACCCTGA CGCTGCCTGTTCAAAGAGTCTCTATGAGGACGTTCAGACACACAAAACAAAGTCTCCAGATCTCAGCTGTGTGTCTATAAAGAGTGACAGATCTATCCTGAGCCCTCCTGAATTCAGTGATGGAGCAGTGACCTCTGACCCTGA CGCTGCCTGTTCAAAGAGTCTCTATGAGGACGTTCAGACACACAAAACAAAGTCTCCAGATCTCAGCTGTGTGTCTATAAAGAGTGACAGATCTATCCTGAGCCCTCCTGAATTCAGTGATGGAGCAGTGACCTCTGACCCTGA GGCTGCAAGTGACTTCAGTGATGTTCAAACACACAAAGCGAAGTCTCCAGATCTCAGCTGTGTGTCTATAAAGAGTGACAGATCTATACTGAGCCCCCCTGAATTCAGTGATGGAGCAGTGACCTCTGACCCTGA ATTAAAGAGAGATTGTCTGATCAGATCAGTGATGCCCCATCAGACCCTCATCAGACAGAGTATCAGAGATCAACACAAAACCTGCATGAAGAACAAGTATGAGAGATTATTTGAGGGAATCAAACTAAAAGAGACTCAAACTCTTCTGAACAGGATCTACACACAGCTGTACATCATAGAGGGGGagagtgaaggagtgaatgaagaacATGAGGTTTTACAGATGGAGAAAACAGCCAGAACACAAGATACTCCAATCTActgcaatgacatctttaaaCCCTTAAATAAACCAGAACTTGAGGAGAAAGACCAAATCAAGACTGTTCTCACTAAAGGCATCGCTGGAATTGGGAAAAccgtctctgtgcagaagttcattctgGACTGGAGTGAAGGAAAAGCCAATCAGGATGTAGATTTGATGTTTGTGCTTCCATTTCGAGAACTGAACTTGATCAGagatcatcagtacagtcttcaCAGCCTTCTGCTGGACTTTCATCCTGATCTTCATGATCTGGACTCAAAGATCTATGAGGAGTGTAAAgttgtgttcatctttgatggtctggatgaaagTAGAATGACGCTGAAGTTTTCAGACATTGAGAAAGTTAGTGATGTGAGTGAGTCTTCATCAGTGGATGTGTTGATGTCAAACCTCATCAGAGGAGATCTGCTTCCCTcggctctcatctggatcacctccagaccagcagcagccaaTCAAATTCCCTCCGAATACATCAGCCGTCTGACAGAAATTCAGGGCTTCAATGAGCCTTAGaaggaggaatatttcaggaaAAGAATCAGTGATGAGCATCAAGCCAGCAGAATAATCTCCCACATCAGAAGATCCAGAAGCCTCCACATCATGTGTCACATCCCGGTTTTCTGTTGGATCTCAGCCACTGTGCTTCAAAACCTCCTGAACCAAGATGACGGAGCAGAAATCCCTCAAACTCTGACTGAAATGTACATCCATTTCCTGCTGACTCAGATCAGCATGAGGAAGCAGAAGTATGAAGAGAGAGATCCTGAGAAACTCCTGCAGTCCAGCAGAGATGTGATTGTGAAACTTGCTGAACTGGCTTTCACACAGCTGATGAAGGGCAATGTGATGTTCTATGaggaggacctgattgagagcgGCATAGATGTCACTGATGcctcagtgtattctgggatttGCACAGAGCTCTTTAAGGAGGAATCAGTGATTCACCAAAGGAAAGTATACGCCTTTGTTCATCTGAGTTTTCAGGAGTTTCTGGCTGCATTGTACGTGTTTTACTGCCATGTCAATAATAAATCACTGAAGTTGTTTCAGAAGGAAGGATTTCTGGGTAACCTAAGCAAAAGCTTTCTGAATGAGCTACTTAAATCATCAGTTGATGAATCATTACAGAGTAAAAATGGACACCTGGatcttttcctgcagttcctgCTGGGAATCTCACTGGAGTCTAATCAGAGACTCTTACAGGATCTACTGAAACACATAGAAGACAGCTCAGACACTTTGAAGAACATCACACAGTTCATTAAACTCAAACTGAAGGGTCAGGAATATCTCTCAGCTGAACGATGCATCAATCTGTTTCTCTGTCTGCTGGAAATAAAGGATCAGACTCTCTACGGAGAGATTCAGGAGTTTGTCAAATCAAACAATGACTCAGAGGATCTTCTTTCTCCGTCTCTCTGCTCAACAATCGCCTACATGCTTCAGATATCAGAGGACGTGCTGGATGAGTTTTATATGAAGAAATACAACACATCAGATGAAGGGAGATTGAGACTGATTCCACTTGTGGTCAACTGCAGAAAAGCTCT GCTTTCTTGTTGTAATCTCACTGCTCAGTGCTGTGAAAGTTTGTCTTCAtgtctacaatcctcaaactcaCTGaaagagctggacctgagtaacaatgacctgcaggattcaggagtgaatcTGCTCTCTGTTGGACTGAAGAGTTCACACTGTCAACTCAACATACTGAA ACTCATTGCCTGTAATCTCACTGCTCAGTGCTGTGAAAGTTTGTCTTCAtgtctacaatcctcaaactcaCTGATGGAGCTGGACCTGAGtcacaatgacctgcaggattcaggagtgaagctgctctctgatggactgaggAGTCCACACTGTCAACTCAACATACTGAG attatctggctgtatggtgaccaGGGAAGGCTGCAGTTttctggcttcagctctgagattAAATctctcacacctgagagagctggatctgagctacaatcacccaggagattcaggagtcaagctgctctctgagcCAAACTGCagactggacaaactcaa TATGGAGCATGGAGGAAAAATCAGGATTATGACAGGACCACACAAAT atgcATGTGATCTCACGCTGGATTCAAGCACAGCAAATGCTCGTCTTGCTCTGTCTGGGAATAACAGAAAAGTGACATATGTGAAAGAGAAgcagccgtatcctgatcatccagagaGATTTGATTGGTGTTACCAGGTTCTGTGTAAGGAGAGTCTTtctggacgctgttactgggaggctGAATGTAGTGGGAATGCAGTTAATATATCAGTGACATACAAAGAAATCAATAGGAAAGAATCTAGTGATGACTGTTGGTTTGGACTCAATGAAAAGTCTTGGAGTCTGAACTGGTTTAAAGGGAGACTCACTGCCAGCCACAATAATAAAAGCACAAATATACATGCTCCTTTACATCACTCTAACAGCGTAGGAGTATATCTGAACTGGTCAGCTGGATCTCTATCCTTTTACAGCgtctctaaaacacacacactcacacacttacacacattcaaCACCACATTCACTGAACCCCTCTATGCTGGATTTACAGTCTATTGTGGTAGCTCGGTGTCTTTGTGTAAGATCGAACAGCCTTCAATATAA